The following DNA comes from Enterobacter sp. SA187.
TTGGCGCGGCTTTCCTGTCGCTGCACCCGACGCAGTACGCCGAAGTGCTGGTGAAACGCATGCAGGCGGCGGGCGCGCAGGCTTATCTGGTGAATACCGGCTGGAACGGCACCGGCAAGCGCATCTCCATTAAAGATACGCGCGCCATTATTGACGCCATTCTGAATGGTTCGCTGGATCAGGCGGAAACCTTTACGCTGCCGATGTTTAATCTGGCGATCCCGACGACGTTGCCGGGCGTGGACACCGCGATCCTCGATCCGCGCAATACTTATGCGTCACCGGAACAGTGGCAGGAGAAAGCCGAAGCGCTGGCGAAACTGTTTATCAGTAATTTCGAGAAGTATACCGATACCCCGGCGGGTGCGGCGCTGGTGAGTGCCGGGCCGAAGCTGTAATCCTGCCTGTTAGCTGCCCGGCGGCGCGTTGCCTGCCGGGCCTACCGTTTCATCGCGCTTAACTCTCTTTCACCTGACTTGCGACACGCGTCACCGGAACCGGCAGCCAGGCGCGTATGCATAACCCGCCCCGCTCGCTCGTGCCCAGCTCCAGCAGACCGTTATGGTTATCGACAATACGCTGCACAATCGCCAGGCCTAAGCCTGTACCGCTGGTGCTGCGCGCGCTGTCGCCCCGCACAAAAGGCTGGAACAGGTGCTTACGCTGCTCCGGTTTGATCCCCGGACCGTCGTCCTCCACCTGGAACCAGGCGCGATGCGGCTCGGTACCGCTGCTGACTTTGATCCAGCCGTTGCCATAGCGGGCGGCGTTAACCACCATATTCGCCACGGCACGCTTAATGGAGAGCGGATGCATACGCACCAGGATCTCATCCGGGTGCATCGCCGTTTCGATTTCACGCTCATAGCCGCTTTCAGCCGCCACCACTTCGCCCAGTACCGAATTGAGATCGGCGATCTCCATCGGCATTTCCTGGCCGGTACGCAGGTAATCAATAAACTGCTCGATAATGGCGTTGCACTCTTCGATGTCTTTATTGATGGATTCCGCGAGATAGCCGTCTTCTTCGGCCATCATTTCCGTGGCGAGGCGAATGCGGGTCAGCGGCGTACGCAGATCGTGGCTGACGCCCGCCATTAACAGCGTACGGTCATCGGCCAGCTGTTTTACGCCCGCCGCCATCTGGTTGAAGGCGCGGGTCACGGAGCGCACCTCAGACGCGCCATATTCGCGCAGCGGCTGCGGAATTTGCCCTTTCCCCACTTTAAGCGCGGCATGTTCCAGATCCACCAGCGGCCGGTTCTGGATACGGATAAACAGCCATGCGCCGCCTATCGCCATCAGCATAATAGCCAGCGTATAGCGGAACAGCGGGGAGAAATCGCCCTGATGAATTTCCGTGAGCGGTACGCGCACCCAGATATTGGGCGACAGCCAGGTTTTGAGCCACACGACGGGCGAGCTTTTGTTGACCTCGACGCGCACTTCCGTCGGGCCGCCCAGCTGCTGCGCCATCTGATGGCTTAAGAATTCGTAGTGTTGCGCCCAACGCAGGCCCGCGTCTTCAGCGGCCTCGTTGGAGTAGAGCGAAATGCCCAGTTCGCGGTAGATCTCCCGGCGAAACGCAGGGGGAACCACCAGTTGCGTGCCGTCCTCCAGTTGCAGTTTATCGGTCATCAGCATACGGACTTCGTAAGCGAGGACCTTATTAAACTGCTGGAGGCTCGGCAGGATCGCGAAGTTCAGCACCACCAGATAGGTCGTCACCAGGCTGACGAACAGCAGGGTGACGATCAGTAACAGCGTGCGGGCAAACGAGCTTCGCGGCGAGAAGCGCATTCGCCTCATGCTTTAGCGCCGTCCGGCACAAAGACGTAGCCCAGACCCCAGACGGTCTGAATATAGCGCGGGTGCGCCGGATCCTCTTCCACCATGCGGCGCAGGCGGGAGATCTGTACGTCGATGGAACGCTCCATCGCGGAGTATTCGCGGCCACGGGCCAGGTTCATCAGCTTATCGCGGGACAGCGGCTCGCGCGGATGACTGACCAGCGCTTTCAGCACGGCAAATTCACCGCTGGTCAGCGGCATCGGCTCATCTTCGCGGAACATTTCGCGGGTGCCGAGGTTAAGCTTAAACTTACCAAAGGCGATAACCGCTTCTTCCTGAGAGGGCGCGCCCGGCAGCTCATTCGCCTGACGACGCAGCACGGCGCGGATACGGGCCAGCAGCTCGCGCGGGTTGAAGGGTTTCGGAATGTAGTCGTCAGCGCCAATTTCGAGGCCCACGATACGGTCAACTTCTTCACCTTTCGCCGTGACCATAATGATCGGCATCGGGTTGCTCTGGCTACGCAGACGGCGGCAGATGGACAAACCATCTTCACCAGGTAACATTAAGTCGAGCACCATCAGGTGGAAGGATTCACGGGTTAACAGGCGATCCATCTGTTCTGCGTTGGCGACGCTGCGAACCTGGAAGCCTTGCTCGGTGAGATAACGTTCAAGCAGCGCACGCAGGCGCATATCGTCATCGACGACCAGAATCTTATAATTCTCTTGCATTGTTTGTACTCCCAAAGGTTCGGACAATCTTGAAAGCGTATTCTAAAAAAGTGTGCGCCCACCACCAGTTAATTCTGGTATGAATTCTAGTCGAAATTGTTACAAAGCATATTTAACAGCAAGTTATCTGTACATTTGCTCACAGAATAAGGCATGGAAAATGAAAACGCCCCTGATTACCCGTGAGGGTTACGACAAACTCAAGCAGGAAATGGATTATCTCTGGCGTCAGGAGCGCCCCGAAGTCACCAAAAAAGTGACCTGGGCGGCAAGTCTGGGCGACCGCAGTGAAAACGCCGACTACCAGTATAATAAGAAACGGCTGCGCGAGATCGACCGCCGGGTGCGCTATCTCACTAAATGCCTCGAAAATCTGCGTATCGTAGATTACTCCCCGCAGCAGGAAGGCAAAGTCTTTTTTGGCGCCTGGGTGGAAATTGAGAACGACGAGGGCGATACCCGCCGTTTCCGCATTGTCGGCTACGATGAAATTTTTGGTCAAAAGGATTACATCTCCATCGACTCGCCGATGGCGCGCGCGCTGCTGAAGAAAGAGGTTGGCGACGTCGCCGTGGTGCAGACGCCGGGCGGTGAAGCCACCTGGTATGTGAATGAGATCACCTATGTAAAATAGCCCGCCAGAATAATCCCTAAGCCGCCCGTTACGGCTGGCATTTTGCTGCCTCAATCCGTATAACTATCGGCTGTTTTTGCTCAGAAGATGATATTGAAATGATGAATAATTCGCTCTGCCGCATTATTGCGGGTGAACTTCAGGCGAGAGCTGAACAGGTAGAATCTGCCGTTCGCCTGCTTGATGAAGGGAACACCGTGCCGTTCATTGCACGTTATCGTAAAGAAGTCACCGGCGGTCTGGACGACACGCAATTACGTCAGCTCGAAACCCGTCTTGGCTACCTGCGCGAACTGGAAGAGAGACGCCAGGCGATCCTCAAATCCATCGGCGAACAGGGCAAGCTGACCGACGAGCTGGCCGGGGCCATCAACAGTACGCTGAGCAAAACCGAACTCGAAGATCTCTATCTGCCCTATAAGCCTAAGCGACGTACGCGCGGGCAAATCGCCATTGAAGCGGGACTCGAACCGCTCGCCGATCTGCTGTGGAAGGATCCGTCCCATCACCCGGAAACTGAAGCCGCGAAATTCGTCGATGCGGATAAAGGCGTGGCTGACACCAAAGCCGCGCTGGATGGCGCGCGTTATATTCTGATGGAGCGCTTTGCGGAAGACGCGGCGCTGCTGGCGAAAGTGCGTGACTACCTGTGGAAGAACGCGCACCTGGTGGCGACGGTGATTAGCGGCAAAGAGGAAGAAGGCGCGAAATTCCGCGACTATTTCGATCATCACGAACCTATTAGCAGCGTGCCGTCACACCGAGCGCTGGCGATGTTCCGTGGCCGCAATGAAGGCATTCTGCAACTGGCGCTGAACGCCGATCCGCAGTTTGATGAGCCGCCCAAAGAGAGCCATTGCGAACAGATTATCATCGACCATCTCGGCCTGCGCCTGAACAACGCCCCTGCCGACAGCTGGCGGCGTGGCGTGGTGAGCTGGACGTGGCGCATCAAGGTGCTGATGCACCTCGAAACGGAATTAATGGGCACCGTGCGTGAGCGCGCCGAAGACGAAGCCATTAACGTGTTCGCCCGTAACCTGCACGATCTGCTGATGGCGGCCCCTGCGGGTCTGCGCGCCACCATGGGTCTCGATCCCGGCCTGCGCACCGGCGTGAAAGTGGCGGTGGTTGACGGCACCGGCAAGCTGGTGGCGACCGACACCATCTATCCGCACACCGGCCAGGCTGCGAAAGCGGCGGTAGTGGTCGCCACGCTGTGCGAAAAACATAACGTTGAGCTGGTGGCCATCGGTAACGGTACCGCTTCCCGCGAAACCGAGCGCTTCTTCCTCGACGTGCAAAAGCAGTTCCCGAAAGTCACGGCGCAAAAAGTGATCGTCAGCGAAGCGGGCGCATCCGTCTATTCCGCCTCAGAACTGGCGGCGCTGGAGTTCCCGGATCTGGATGTCTCCATCCGTGGCGCGGTGTCTATCGCCCGTCGTTTACAGGATCCGCTGGCGGAGCTGGTGAAAATCGATCCGAAATCCATCGGCGTCGGCCAGTACCAGCACGACGTCAGCCAGTCACAGCTGGCGCGTAAGCTCGATGCGGTGGTGGAAGACTGCGTAAACGCCGTGGGCGTCGATCTGAATACCGCCTCCGTACCGCTGTTAACCCGCGTGGCGGGTTTAACCCGCATGATGGCGCAGAATATTGTCGCCTGGCGCGATGAGAACGGGCAGTTCCAGAACCGCCAGCAGTTGCTGAAGGTGAGCCGTTTGGGGCCGAAAGCCTTCGAGCAGTGCGCGGGCTTCCTGCGTATTAACCACGGCGATAACCCGCTGGATGCGTCAACGGTGCACCCGGAAGCCTATCCGGTGGTGGAGCGCATTCTGGCCGCCACAGAGCAGTCATTGCGCGATCTGATGGGTAACGGCAACGAGCTGCGTCAGCTGAAAGCCTCGGACTTCACCGATGAGCGTTTCGGCGTGCCGACGGTGACCGACATCATCAAAGAGCTGGAAAAACCAGGCCGCGATCCGCGTCCGGAATTCAAAACCGCGACCTTCGCCGAGGGCGTGGAAACCATGAACGACCTGCTGCCAGGCATGATCCTTGAAGGCGCGGTGACCAACGTCACCAACTTTGGCGCATTCGTGGACATCGGCGTGCATCAGGACGGCCTGGTGCATATCTCCTCGCTGTCCAACAAGTTTGTCGACGATCCGCACAGCGTGGTGAAAGCCGGTGATATCGTCAAAGTGAAGGTGATGGAAGTCGATCTGCCGCGAAAACGTATCGCCCTGACCATGCGTCTTGACGAACAGCCAGGCGAAACCAGTTCCCGTCGCGGCAGTGGCCCGCAGCGCGAACAGGCCAGCCGCCCGGCAGCGCGCGGGGCGGCAAAACCACGCGGTCGTGATGCTCAGCCATCCGGCAACAGCGCGATGATGGATGCGCTGGCGGCGGCCATGGGTAAAAAACGTTAATCTTTTTTTCGCCCTCTCCTGCGGGAGAGGGAATTAACTTTAAATAATTAATAAAACTTAACAGATCACTATTTTTCACATTATTAACACAATGCGTTAATTCTGGTTCCATTTAACTAAAATCATTTCCGCGCTTATTTTTGAGCTAAATCAAAAGTCCCGCATATTAATCGTCAATATAACATTCACACACATTTTATCCGTTGATGATAAAAACCATTCTCATTACCATTCTTTCAGTTGATTATTTTGTCACCGACGCCGGGGTCGCTTATTCCGCTTTTCCTGAATGTTGACGACGCCCGGCACACTACCCTGATTTGCAAAATTAAGTAGGTCCTTATGGCATTCTCACCTGACAGCGCGTGGAAAATTACCGGTTTCGCCCCTGAAATCAGCGCGGCTTACCGTCAGAAACTGCTTTCGCTTGGCATGCTGCCGGGCTCGTCATTTAACGTGGTGCGCGTCGCGCCCTTCGGTGACCCTGTACATATTGAAACCCGTCGGGTCAGCCTGGTATTACGAAAAAAAGATCTGGCGTTATTAGAAGTGGAAGCGGTATCCCGTTAATAAGCGACTGACTCACAGAGCGCAGCAATACTATGAAAAAATTAACCCTCGGTTTAATTGGCAATCCTAATTCCGGCAAGACAACTTTATTTAATCAGCTTACCGGCGCGCGTCAGCGTGTCGGTAACTGGGCGGGCGTCACGGTGGAGCGTAAAGAAGGGCTGTTCTCCACCACTGACCACGCGGTAACCCTGGTGGATCTGCCTGGCACCTATTCTCTGACCACCATTTCATCGCAAACCTCCCTCGATGAACAGATCGCCTGCCACTACATTCTGAGCGGCGAGGCGGACATGCTGATCAACGTGGTGGATGCGTCAAATCTGGAGCGTAATCTCTACCTGACGCTACAGCTGCTGGAGCTGGGCATTCCCTGCATCGTGGCGCTTAACATGCTCGACATTGCCGAGAAACAGCAGATCCGCATCGACATCGATGCCCTGTCCGCCCGCCTGGGTTGCCCGGTGGTGCCGCTGGTATCAACGCGCGGGCGCGGCATCGACGCCCTTAAGCTGGCGATTGACCGCCACCAGCAGAATCAGGCTATCAGCCTGGTGCATTATGCGCGTCCCCTGCTGCGGGAAGCCGCCATGCTGGCGGAAACCATGGATACACAGATGCCGGAACAACAGCGTCGCTGGCTGGCGTTGCAGATGCTGGAAGGCGATATCTACAGCCGCGGCTACGCGGGCGATGCGGCGCAGCATCTGCCGCAGGCGCTGGCGCGTCTGAAAGAGGAGATGGACGATCCTGCCCTGCACATCGCCGACGCCCGTTACCAGACCATCGCGGCCATTTGCGATGCGGTGAGCAACACGTTAACGGCGGAGCCGGGGCGCTTTACCGCCGCCATGGATAAGATCGTCCTCAACCGTCTGCTCGGGCTGCCGATCTTCCTGCTGGTGATGTACGTGATGTTTGTGCTGGCCATTAACATCGGCGGCGCGCTGGCGCCGATCTTTGACGCCGGTTCCGTGGCCATTTTCATTCACGGTATTCAGTGGATTGGTTACACGCTGCATTTCCCGGACTGGCTGACCATTTTCCTTGCCCAGGGGCTGGGCGGCGGTATCAACACCGTGCTGCCGCTGGTGCCGCAGATCGGCATGATGTACCTGTTTCTGTCATTCCTT
Coding sequences within:
- the greB gene encoding transcription elongation factor GreB — protein: MKTPLITREGYDKLKQEMDYLWRQERPEVTKKVTWAASLGDRSENADYQYNKKRLREIDRRVRYLTKCLENLRIVDYSPQQEGKVFFGAWVEIENDEGDTRRFRIVGYDEIFGQKDYISIDSPMARALLKKEVGDVAVVQTPGGEATWYVNEITYVK
- a CDS encoding Tex family protein — its product is MMNNSLCRIIAGELQARAEQVESAVRLLDEGNTVPFIARYRKEVTGGLDDTQLRQLETRLGYLRELEERRQAILKSIGEQGKLTDELAGAINSTLSKTELEDLYLPYKPKRRTRGQIAIEAGLEPLADLLWKDPSHHPETEAAKFVDADKGVADTKAALDGARYILMERFAEDAALLAKVRDYLWKNAHLVATVISGKEEEGAKFRDYFDHHEPISSVPSHRALAMFRGRNEGILQLALNADPQFDEPPKESHCEQIIIDHLGLRLNNAPADSWRRGVVSWTWRIKVLMHLETELMGTVRERAEDEAINVFARNLHDLLMAAPAGLRATMGLDPGLRTGVKVAVVDGTGKLVATDTIYPHTGQAAKAAVVVATLCEKHNVELVAIGNGTASRETERFFLDVQKQFPKVTAQKVIVSEAGASVYSASELAALEFPDLDVSIRGAVSIARRLQDPLAELVKIDPKSIGVGQYQHDVSQSQLARKLDAVVEDCVNAVGVDLNTASVPLLTRVAGLTRMMAQNIVAWRDENGQFQNRQQLLKVSRLGPKAFEQCAGFLRINHGDNPLDASTVHPEAYPVVERILAATEQSLRDLMGNGNELRQLKASDFTDERFGVPTVTDIIKELEKPGRDPRPEFKTATFAEGVETMNDLLPGMILEGAVTNVTNFGAFVDIGVHQDGLVHISSLSNKFVDDPHSVVKAGDIVKVKVMEVDLPRKRIALTMRLDEQPGETSSRRGSGPQREQASRPAARGAAKPRGRDAQPSGNSAMMDALAAAMGKKR
- the ompR gene encoding osmolarity response regulator transcription factor OmpR, yielding MQENYKILVVDDDMRLRALLERYLTEQGFQVRSVANAEQMDRLLTRESFHLMVLDLMLPGEDGLSICRRLRSQSNPMPIIMVTAKGEEVDRIVGLEIGADDYIPKPFNPRELLARIRAVLRRQANELPGAPSQEEAVIAFGKFKLNLGTREMFREDEPMPLTSGEFAVLKALVSHPREPLSRDKLMNLARGREYSAMERSIDVQISRLRRMVEEDPAHPRYIQTVWGLGYVFVPDGAKA
- the envZ gene encoding two-component system sensor histidine kinase EnvZ produces the protein MRRMRFSPRSSFARTLLLIVTLLFVSLVTTYLVVLNFAILPSLQQFNKVLAYEVRMLMTDKLQLEDGTQLVVPPAFRREIYRELGISLYSNEAAEDAGLRWAQHYEFLSHQMAQQLGGPTEVRVEVNKSSPVVWLKTWLSPNIWVRVPLTEIHQGDFSPLFRYTLAIMLMAIGGAWLFIRIQNRPLVDLEHAALKVGKGQIPQPLREYGASEVRSVTRAFNQMAAGVKQLADDRTLLMAGVSHDLRTPLTRIRLATEMMAEEDGYLAESINKDIEECNAIIEQFIDYLRTGQEMPMEIADLNSVLGEVVAAESGYEREIETAMHPDEILVRMHPLSIKRAVANMVVNAARYGNGWIKVSSGTEPHRAWFQVEDDGPGIKPEQRKHLFQPFVRGDSARSTSGTGLGLAIVQRIVDNHNGLLELGTSERGGLCIRAWLPVPVTRVASQVKES
- the feoA gene encoding ferrous iron transporter A produces the protein MAFSPDSAWKITGFAPEISAAYRQKLLSLGMLPGSSFNVVRVAPFGDPVHIETRRVSLVLRKKDLALLEVEAVSR